A genomic region of Coraliomargarita sinensis contains the following coding sequences:
- a CDS encoding SDR family NAD(P)-dependent oxidoreductase — protein MAEKILITGVSSGLGHGLAKAYLEQGATVYGCSRRKPDDLIEAGLHYQSVDLLDAEHGQKAFEELIHDVSRFDAVILNAAKLGEIRDMADTPLDDLRGTMEINVWANKWLLDTIYSSGKTVKQVVAISSGASISGSRGWNGYSLSKAALNMLIKLYAGERPETHFTSLAPGLVDTEMQDYLTNLPADDRFKPLDILKAAKGTEKMPDGDRCAKMLIEIFPKLLERESGEFTDIRKM, from the coding sequence ATGGCAGAAAAGATTCTTATTACCGGTGTGAGTTCGGGCCTGGGGCACGGGCTGGCCAAAGCTTATCTGGAACAAGGTGCGACGGTCTATGGCTGCAGTCGCCGCAAGCCGGACGACCTCATCGAAGCCGGGCTGCATTACCAATCCGTTGATTTGCTCGATGCGGAACACGGTCAAAAAGCATTCGAGGAACTCATCCATGATGTTTCCCGTTTCGACGCCGTGATACTCAATGCGGCAAAGCTCGGCGAGATTCGCGACATGGCCGACACGCCACTTGATGATCTGCGCGGAACGATGGAGATCAACGTCTGGGCCAACAAGTGGTTACTCGATACCATTTATTCCTCGGGCAAGACGGTCAAACAGGTCGTTGCCATCTCCTCCGGCGCATCCATTTCCGGCAGCCGCGGCTGGAACGGATACAGCCTCTCCAAAGCCGCGCTGAATATGCTGATCAAACTATACGCCGGCGAGCGACCGGAAACGCATTTCACGTCATTGGCACCGGGACTCGTCGACACGGAGATGCAGGACTACCTGACAAACCTCCCGGCAGACGACCGCTTCAAACCATTGGATATCCTGAAAGCAGCCAAGGGCACGGAGAAAATGCCGGACGGCGACCGCTGCGCCAAAATGCTGATCGAGATCTTCCCGAAGCTGTTGGAGCGGGAATCCGGCGAGTTTACAGACATTCGGAAGATGTGA
- a CDS encoding MerC domain-containing protein, with the protein MENATAQKHSHGWLDQLAIGMAAVCAVHCLLTPILVIALPIIATSFFVHEDFHLWMILLVLPTTAFAVFMGCRKHKDRWVAALSAVGLSILVFALIQERMHYAAHAEVTTHAEVCQSCSRDLSEEPIPMHAGAWLNTLGGLLLASAHIRNYRLCRKSRCEH; encoded by the coding sequence ATGGAGAACGCAACCGCTCAGAAGCACAGCCACGGATGGCTCGATCAACTTGCGATCGGGATGGCTGCCGTCTGCGCGGTGCACTGCTTGCTCACCCCGATATTGGTGATTGCGCTGCCCATTATTGCCACGAGTTTTTTCGTGCACGAGGATTTCCACCTTTGGATGATTCTGCTGGTTCTTCCGACGACGGCTTTCGCCGTTTTTATGGGTTGCCGCAAGCACAAGGACAGGTGGGTGGCCGCTCTGAGCGCAGTGGGGCTCAGTATTCTAGTCTTCGCATTGATTCAGGAACGGATGCACTATGCAGCTCACGCCGAGGTCACGACCCACGCGGAGGTCTGCCAATCCTGCTCGCGCGATCTTAGTGAAGAACCTATTCCCATGCATGCGGGTGCCTGGTTGAATACCTTGGGCGGACTACTATTGGCGAGTGCGCACATCCGCAATTATCGCCTTTGCCGTAAGAGCCGCTGCGAGCACTAG
- a CDS encoding Fur family transcriptional regulator, with the protein MPKSLIGRYGRSGSQAMPGEEEKLLGIVLERLRADGGRMTKKREQVLRALLTFDRPAAAEEIRERAELPASDLVTVYRNLETFERLGVLQRVPLENGTQLFELTAPDEHYHHLICRECHKSERLDICVSHEVVRKAKAHGYSEIAHLMEVYGVCEECGGRR; encoded by the coding sequence TTGCCAAAAAGCTTGATCGGCCGATACGGCCGGTCAGGCTCTCAGGCCATGCCGGGTGAGGAAGAAAAATTACTGGGAATTGTGCTCGAACGTCTGCGTGCCGACGGTGGCCGCATGACGAAAAAGCGCGAGCAGGTGCTCCGTGCCCTGCTGACTTTCGACCGCCCGGCCGCGGCGGAGGAAATCCGCGAACGTGCGGAGTTACCCGCTTCCGATTTGGTGACGGTATACCGCAATCTGGAAACCTTTGAACGGCTCGGCGTATTACAGCGGGTGCCGCTGGAAAACGGCACCCAGCTTTTTGAGCTCACCGCGCCGGACGAGCACTACCACCACCTCATTTGTCGGGAATGCCACAAATCAGAACGGCTCGATATCTGCGTCAGCCACGAAGTGGTGAGGAAAGCCAAGGCCCACGGCTACTCCGAGATCGCCCACTTGATGGAGGTTTACGGTGTCTGTGAAGAGTGCGGCGGACGGCGTTGA
- a CDS encoding crossover junction endodeoxyribonuclease RuvC: MARKSSRKLWTEHLARKSSGRQPAQPEVTLGEPFSGRVLGIDPSLRGSGFAVLQYTPGGSVLLLETTTLKLGPKLSMPECLGAIGNQVDDFLNQHSVDHVAIEQTIYVQNFQTAQILGAARGAAIATAAMRGLPVFEYAPLRVKQAVVGLGRASKEQVARTVLSLTGTDLGQRFDESDAAAVALCHAFTWRGKTVT, from the coding sequence ATGGCCCGCAAATCCTCACGCAAACTCTGGACCGAGCACCTCGCCAGGAAAAGCTCAGGCAGGCAACCGGCTCAGCCTGAGGTCACATTGGGAGAACCCTTTTCCGGTCGGGTGTTGGGAATCGACCCAAGCTTAAGGGGGAGCGGCTTTGCCGTGCTTCAATATACACCCGGAGGCTCCGTGCTCTTGCTTGAGACCACGACTTTGAAACTGGGGCCGAAGCTCTCCATGCCGGAGTGCCTGGGGGCGATCGGCAACCAGGTGGATGACTTTCTCAATCAGCATTCGGTCGATCATGTCGCCATCGAACAAACCATCTATGTGCAAAACTTCCAGACTGCCCAGATTCTCGGCGCGGCGAGAGGCGCGGCGATTGCCACCGCTGCGATGCGCGGACTGCCGGTATTCGAATATGCTCCCCTGAGGGTCAAGCAAGCGGTGGTCGGCCTGGGCCGGGCCAGCAAGGAACAAGTCGCCCGCACCGTCTTGAGCCTGACCGGAACCGACCTCGGCCAGCGTTTTGACGAATCCGACGCCGCTGCAGTTGCCTTGTGCCACGCCTTTACATGGCGGGGAAAAACTGTAACTTAG
- the truA gene encoding tRNA pseudouridine(38-40) synthase TruA yields MRWKCTCAYDGTDFDGWQRQPAGNAVQNHLEAALSRILNSEILTHGSGRTDAGVHARGQCFHFDADWLHDSNKLIRALHSLLPTTIRINSLRKVSDTFHARHSAKGKRYTYHYYLGRADPLQDRYLWACRSVPLDLDAMQASAELLVGQHDFTAFGATHGKDSDPNPVKTIHRLELKQRGKHITLTTEGSGYLYRMVRSFAGGLYSVGRGRLTPGQIKEILDSKKRTHRIVTAPAKGLCLEKVFY; encoded by the coding sequence ATGCGATGGAAATGCACCTGTGCTTATGATGGTACCGACTTTGACGGCTGGCAGCGCCAACCGGCGGGTAACGCGGTGCAAAACCATCTGGAAGCGGCATTGAGCCGGATTCTGAATTCGGAGATCCTGACCCACGGAAGCGGCCGAACCGATGCCGGCGTCCACGCAAGGGGGCAATGTTTTCACTTCGATGCCGATTGGCTGCATGACAGCAACAAACTGATTCGCGCTCTGCATTCGCTTCTTCCGACGACCATTCGCATTAACTCCCTCCGAAAGGTTAGCGACACCTTCCACGCCCGGCATTCGGCCAAAGGCAAGCGCTACACCTATCACTATTACCTTGGCCGGGCCGACCCGTTACAGGATCGCTATCTGTGGGCCTGTCGTTCTGTGCCGCTCGATCTCGATGCCATGCAGGCATCCGCCGAACTTCTCGTCGGCCAACACGATTTCACCGCCTTCGGCGCCACGCATGGCAAGGATAGTGATCCGAACCCGGTCAAAACCATCCACCGGCTCGAGCTCAAGCAGCGCGGGAAGCATATTACGCTGACGACGGAAGGCAGTGGCTACCTCTACCGGATGGTCCGTAGCTTTGCCGGCGGATTGTACTCGGTCGGTCGAGGTAGGCTGACTCCCGGGCAGATCAAGGAAATCCTCGATTCGAAAAAACGCACTCACCGGATTGTGACCGCCCCGGCCAAGGGGCTCTGCCTCGAAAAAGTTTTTTACTAA
- the secA gene encoding preprotein translocase subunit SecA, whose amino-acid sequence MINAILKKFSGRHYQKYLKKCQPIIERINAIEVEYQSLTDEQLQAKTAEFMERHKQGETLDELLPEAFATVKNAARRMCGKEYEVCDHMLPWEMVHYDVQFIGGITLHEKRIAEMATGEGKTLVSTCPLYLNALTGRNCQLVTVNDYLARRDSEWMGHLFRFLGLTVGCIQNSMDPQTRREMYGCNITYGTASEFGFDYLRDNGMTSRKEDQVQRDHYFCIIDEVDSILVDEARTPLIISGPMQEDNPLPFAEVKPEIQKLVSKQQAYCNKLVAEAKKTIDNENASEEAYHDAIIKLYQVKLGMPKNKQFHRMNEVPKIRRDVDAFDLEMASDFNKEKRYALKEQLFYVIDEKQQQADLTENGRTLLSPDDPDAFMLPDLPTEFIEIDKREELNDEQKQEAKMEAETHFQQSSERIHCISQLLRAYSLYERDKEYVVQNGKVNIVDQNTGRVMPGRRWSDGLHQAVESKENCTIEKETKTYASVTIQNYFRMYEKLSGMTGTAETEASEFSEIYGLSVMVIPTHKPNIRVDRNDVVFKTRREKFNAVVKEIEAAHKEGQPVLVGTASVEASEVLSRMLKRSNIVHSVLNAKFHEKEAEIVANAGQKGAVTIATNMAGRGTDIKLGKGVPERGGLYVVGTERHESRRIDRQLRGRCARQGDPGQSKFFVSLEDDLMRLFANAGPISKVLDKSMSEGEELEHPMLNWSIENAQKKVEQQNFSIRKRLLQFDDVLNTQREVIYGLRNEAIHTDTPREILFEMIEEEMEERLNLLNAEKGNDSDAMPRFLSWVNAYFPISLKPEEIDSLELQAQHDLILGKIGDAYDQREQFEDKEALVGLERYLIIRSLDRRWQDHLTEMEELRRSVNLRGYGQKDPLNEYKSEAFAFFEELMQNVRTEICNSVFRSATTAEAFKTMLSRLSQVAQTAGPGTGSPQTSALTAAAAQAQTATATQGGAAPKKDVELPKLEPVRRELPKIGRNDMVKIRKGPEEKEMKFKKAEPLIQNEGWELVTK is encoded by the coding sequence ATGATCAACGCCATTCTCAAAAAGTTCTCCGGGCGGCACTACCAGAAGTATCTCAAGAAGTGCCAGCCCATCATCGAGCGCATCAACGCGATTGAGGTCGAATACCAGTCGCTCACTGACGAGCAGCTGCAGGCCAAAACCGCTGAATTTATGGAGCGGCATAAGCAGGGTGAAACGCTGGACGAGCTTTTGCCGGAAGCCTTTGCCACGGTCAAAAACGCCGCCCGCCGCATGTGCGGTAAGGAATACGAGGTCTGCGACCATATGTTGCCTTGGGAAATGGTCCACTACGACGTACAGTTTATCGGCGGGATTACCCTGCACGAAAAGCGCATTGCCGAAATGGCGACGGGTGAAGGTAAGACCCTTGTCTCCACCTGCCCGCTTTATCTCAACGCGCTCACCGGGCGGAACTGTCAGTTGGTCACGGTGAACGACTACCTGGCCCGCCGGGACTCGGAGTGGATGGGGCACCTCTTCCGTTTTCTGGGGCTGACGGTCGGTTGTATTCAAAACAGCATGGACCCGCAGACTCGCCGGGAAATGTATGGCTGCAATATTACTTACGGCACCGCATCCGAGTTTGGCTTCGATTACTTGCGCGATAACGGCATGACCAGCCGCAAGGAGGACCAGGTCCAGCGGGACCATTATTTCTGTATTATCGACGAGGTGGACTCAATCCTGGTCGATGAGGCCCGGACACCGCTCATTATTTCCGGGCCCATGCAGGAGGATAATCCACTGCCGTTTGCGGAAGTGAAGCCGGAGATCCAGAAATTGGTTTCCAAACAGCAGGCTTATTGCAACAAGTTGGTCGCCGAGGCGAAAAAGACCATCGATAATGAAAATGCTTCGGAAGAGGCCTATCACGACGCCATCATCAAACTTTATCAGGTGAAGCTGGGCATGCCGAAAAACAAGCAGTTCCACCGGATGAACGAAGTTCCCAAAATCCGGCGGGACGTTGATGCCTTTGATCTGGAAATGGCCAGTGACTTTAACAAGGAGAAACGCTACGCCCTTAAAGAGCAGCTCTTCTATGTGATCGACGAGAAGCAACAGCAGGCCGACCTGACCGAAAACGGCAGGACTTTGCTGAGTCCGGACGATCCGGATGCTTTCATGCTGCCGGATCTGCCGACGGAATTCATCGAGATCGATAAGCGTGAGGAATTGAACGACGAGCAAAAACAAGAGGCGAAAATGGAAGCGGAAACCCACTTCCAGCAGAGCAGTGAGCGAATCCACTGCATCAGCCAATTGCTTCGTGCTTACAGCCTGTACGAACGTGACAAGGAATACGTGGTGCAAAACGGCAAGGTCAATATCGTGGACCAGAACACAGGGCGTGTCATGCCGGGCCGGCGCTGGTCGGACGGCCTGCACCAGGCGGTCGAATCGAAGGAAAATTGCACCATCGAGAAGGAGACCAAGACCTACGCCAGTGTGACGATCCAGAATTACTTCCGCATGTACGAGAAGCTCTCTGGTATGACCGGCACGGCCGAGACAGAGGCCTCGGAGTTCAGTGAGATTTACGGCCTTTCGGTCATGGTTATTCCGACACATAAGCCGAATATCCGCGTGGACCGGAACGACGTTGTCTTCAAGACGCGCCGTGAAAAGTTCAATGCCGTGGTGAAAGAGATCGAAGCGGCGCACAAGGAAGGTCAACCGGTTCTGGTCGGCACTGCTTCGGTGGAGGCATCCGAGGTGCTCAGCCGGATGCTCAAGCGCAGCAATATCGTGCATAGTGTGCTTAACGCCAAATTCCACGAGAAAGAGGCCGAAATCGTGGCCAACGCGGGCCAGAAAGGTGCCGTTACCATCGCCACCAATATGGCGGGTCGGGGCACCGATATTAAGCTCGGCAAGGGTGTCCCTGAACGGGGTGGCCTTTACGTGGTCGGAACGGAGCGCCATGAGTCGCGCCGGATCGACCGCCAGTTGCGCGGCCGCTGTGCCCGTCAAGGGGACCCGGGCCAATCGAAGTTCTTCGTCTCTCTGGAAGACGACTTGATGCGACTCTTTGCCAACGCTGGGCCGATTTCCAAAGTGCTGGACAAATCCATGAGCGAAGGCGAGGAACTGGAGCACCCCATGCTCAACTGGTCGATCGAGAATGCGCAAAAGAAAGTCGAGCAGCAGAATTTCTCCATTCGTAAGCGCCTCCTCCAGTTCGACGATGTGCTCAACACCCAACGCGAAGTGATCTATGGACTGCGCAACGAAGCCATCCACACGGATACCCCGCGCGAGATCCTATTCGAAATGATCGAGGAGGAAATGGAGGAGCGGCTCAACCTGCTGAATGCAGAAAAGGGTAACGACAGCGATGCCATGCCTCGTTTCCTCAGTTGGGTGAACGCCTATTTCCCTATTTCGCTCAAGCCGGAGGAAATCGACTCGCTAGAGCTGCAGGCGCAGCACGACTTGATCCTGGGCAAGATCGGTGACGCTTACGATCAACGTGAACAGTTTGAAGACAAGGAGGCGTTGGTCGGCCTGGAGCGCTATCTCATTATCCGTTCTCTTGACCGTCGTTGGCAGGACCACCTCACCGAGATGGAAGAACTGCGCCGGAGCGTGAACCTTCGGGGCTACGGCCAGAAGGATCCGCTCAACGAATACAAGAGTGAAGCCTTCGCTTTCTTCGAAGAGCTCATGCAGAACGTGCGGACGGAGATTTGTAATTCCGTCTTCCGCAGTGCGACCACGGCTGAAGCCTTTAAGACCATGCTCTCCCGCCTCTCCCAGGTGGCTCAGACCGCCGGCCCGGGGACCGGGAGCCCCCAGACCAGCGCTTTGACTGCTGCCGCGGCCCAGGCACAGACGGCCACCGCCACTCAGGGTGGTGCTGCGCCGAAAAAGGATGTCGAGTTACCCAAGCTGGAGCCGGTCCGTCGTGAGCTACCCAAAATCGGGCGTAACGATATGGTCAAGATCCGCAAGGGCCCGGAAGAGAAGGAAATGAAGTTCAAGAAAGCCGAACCGCTCATTCAGAACGAGGGCTGGGAGTTGGTGACGAAGTAG
- a CDS encoding sensor histidine kinase, which produces MEKSDPTPPTDPILFPHGSPTDEEIRLRALNHTKDRLMSIVGHDIRTAIGGVLTLTGMLDKSLEAKDIKEAKRLNGLIRRSSRDAEELLSDLLAWSRSSRQDIEFKLEAMDILELVQTEADRLRAVAMKKHQRIQVKDFDSGMIRADRYMLSAVFRNLLTNALKFSHNEGVVTISIFRQPGLWEFQIADKGIGMNPDVQKRLLKIDERKKQTGTSGEGGSGFGLLLCEDFIQRHGGHLTWESKPGKGSTFSFTIPELIG; this is translated from the coding sequence ATGGAGAAGTCTGATCCTACCCCACCTACAGATCCTATTTTATTTCCTCATGGCAGCCCGACCGATGAAGAAATTCGGTTGCGCGCTCTCAACCACACCAAGGATCGGCTCATGTCGATTGTGGGCCATGACATCAGGACAGCGATCGGGGGCGTTCTCACGCTTACGGGCATGTTGGACAAAAGTCTTGAAGCGAAAGACATCAAAGAAGCCAAGCGTCTGAACGGGTTGATCCGGCGCAGCTCTCGGGATGCGGAGGAGTTACTGAGCGACTTGCTCGCATGGTCACGTAGCTCACGGCAGGACATTGAGTTCAAGTTAGAGGCCATGGATATTCTCGAACTCGTACAAACCGAGGCCGATCGACTGCGTGCGGTGGCGATGAAAAAGCATCAACGCATACAGGTAAAGGATTTCGATTCCGGGATGATTCGGGCCGACCGCTACATGCTCAGTGCCGTATTCCGCAACCTGCTTACGAACGCACTTAAATTCTCCCACAATGAAGGGGTCGTGACGATCAGCATCTTCCGCCAACCCGGGCTCTGGGAGTTCCAGATTGCCGACAAGGGCATCGGTATGAATCCCGACGTGCAAAAACGCCTGCTCAAGATCGACGAGCGGAAAAAGCAGACCGGGACTTCCGGCGAAGGCGGCTCCGGCTTTGGGTTGCTGCTCTGCGAGGATTTTATCCAGCGCCATGGCGGACACCTGACTTGGGAATCCAAGCCCGGCAAGGGCAGCACTTTTTCCTTCACCATTCCCGAGCTAATTGGCTAG
- a CDS encoding sulfite exporter TauE/SafE family protein, translating to MNTCQWRRECKARPMESLELWQYLLIATGAFAVGLGKGGLPGVGNVTVVLMALALPAKASVGVLLPILISADIVAVIVYRRHANWSYIVKLAPWTIIGVLGGYLVFSYVNDSAVRILIGSVLLSMTAIHFIRKWLRDSSKGEDKLPHHPAFVGGTGIIGGFATMIANAAGPVAALYFIASGLPKYAYIGTSAWFFFLVNVFKVPFMMDLGIIHLESLGLSASFMLYSVLGALIGPRIVRHINQRLFEVLIWVFVVIGGLKLILP from the coding sequence ATGAACACTTGCCAATGGCGGCGCGAATGCAAGGCTCGCCCGATGGAGAGCTTGGAGCTTTGGCAGTATTTACTGATCGCCACCGGTGCATTTGCGGTCGGACTGGGCAAGGGTGGCCTGCCCGGCGTGGGAAACGTGACTGTCGTGCTCATGGCCCTCGCGCTACCGGCCAAGGCTTCCGTCGGCGTGCTCTTACCCATCCTCATCTCGGCCGATATTGTAGCCGTCATCGTTTACCGGCGCCATGCCAACTGGAGTTACATTGTAAAACTCGCACCCTGGACGATCATCGGGGTTCTGGGCGGCTATCTCGTCTTTAGTTATGTTAATGACAGTGCCGTCCGTATTCTCATCGGCAGCGTCCTTCTCAGCATGACTGCGATTCACTTTATCCGCAAATGGTTGCGCGACAGCTCCAAGGGTGAAGACAAGCTACCGCACCATCCGGCTTTCGTCGGGGGGACCGGTATCATCGGGGGCTTCGCGACCATGATCGCCAATGCCGCCGGTCCGGTGGCCGCACTCTACTTCATCGCCTCCGGCCTGCCCAAATATGCCTACATCGGTACATCGGCCTGGTTCTTCTTTTTGGTGAACGTCTTCAAAGTACCTTTCATGATGGACCTGGGGATCATCCATCTCGAATCGCTCGGCTTGAGTGCCAGCTTCATGCTTTACTCCGTGCTTGGTGCCTTAATCGGGCCACGAATCGTACGGCATATCAACCAGCGACTGTTCGAAGTTTTGATTTGGGTCTTTGTTGTCATCGGTGGATTAAAGCTCATCCTCCCATAG
- a CDS encoding TonB-dependent receptor, with amino-acid sequence MHKLSIPSGAVLYAATSLFQLSLSGAEEPVYLLDEYIVSSGPVARSVDDFVNPFATLESRDIQRQGGTTLGALLEEQPGVSASSFAAGASRPIIRGFDGPRVRILDAGIEAADVSAASPDHAVAVEPILVDRVEVIRGPATLLYGSSAIGGVVNVIGKEIPRERVSRKGYEGAFESRYDTVSDGETFLGYGTVGGDNWALRVTGLTRKSEDYDIPGEAEIHHEGHDEHDDEDDHDEEHEEGESGTLGNSFVETDALSIGGTWFFGEDSYLGAAVSLYESFYGVPGHSHGHAHEEEEEEHQEESVAIDLERKRLDLELVLAEPIDWIEAARFRFGYTDYEHTELEGDETGTIFEQEGWELRGEAANREWAFIDEGVIGIQVSDTDFSAVGEEAFTPPSETQTQAIFTSQHMHRGDWHYEFGARLERQTTEAQGAPDDYDSLALSLAVGAIWNFATKQSLALSFQRSQRHPSSTELFADGPHLATSQYERGDADLDLETAYGLDLSYRYRSADWAGTFTVFYTRFDDYIFAGNTGAEEDELPVYQYTAVDADFWGFEAEGERVLYSTEDTEFTIGLLADYVRAEIRDRDEDLPRIPPLRIGVKAGLESGPWTADLLLRRAFNQDRTAPGETETDGYTELSLDIAHAFDLGNGLRLTAFAQANNLLDEDIRHHTSYLKDVAPLPGRSVTIGARFEF; translated from the coding sequence ATGCACAAATTATCCATTCCCAGCGGCGCAGTTCTTTACGCCGCCACCTCACTCTTTCAACTCTCACTCTCAGGAGCCGAAGAACCCGTCTATCTCCTGGATGAATACATCGTCTCCAGTGGGCCCGTGGCTCGTAGCGTGGACGATTTTGTCAACCCTTTCGCAACACTCGAATCGAGGGATATCCAACGACAAGGGGGCACCACACTCGGGGCGCTACTCGAGGAACAACCCGGCGTCAGCGCTTCCAGCTTTGCTGCGGGCGCCAGCCGTCCGATTATTCGGGGCTTTGACGGGCCACGGGTACGCATCCTCGACGCAGGCATCGAAGCCGCCGACGTTTCCGCTGCCAGCCCCGACCACGCTGTCGCGGTCGAGCCGATACTCGTCGACCGCGTGGAAGTCATCCGTGGACCGGCCACCCTACTCTACGGCAGCTCCGCCATCGGCGGAGTGGTCAACGTAATCGGCAAGGAGATTCCGCGGGAACGCGTAAGCCGTAAAGGTTACGAAGGTGCCTTTGAGAGCCGCTATGATACCGTCTCCGATGGCGAAACTTTCCTCGGCTACGGCACGGTGGGCGGGGACAACTGGGCGCTCCGCGTCACCGGCCTGACACGCAAAAGCGAAGACTACGACATTCCGGGCGAGGCCGAGATCCATCACGAAGGCCATGACGAGCACGATGATGAAGACGACCACGACGAGGAGCACGAAGAAGGCGAATCCGGAACGCTGGGCAATAGCTTTGTGGAAACGGATGCACTCTCCATCGGCGGCACTTGGTTCTTCGGTGAAGACAGCTACCTCGGGGCTGCGGTTTCACTTTACGAGTCATTCTACGGGGTACCCGGGCACAGCCACGGCCATGCCCACGAAGAAGAGGAAGAAGAACACCAGGAAGAAAGTGTCGCCATTGACCTTGAACGAAAACGGCTCGACCTCGAACTCGTGCTGGCCGAGCCGATCGATTGGATCGAAGCGGCGCGCTTCCGCTTTGGCTATACGGACTACGAGCACACCGAACTGGAAGGCGATGAAACCGGCACCATCTTCGAGCAGGAAGGCTGGGAACTGCGCGGCGAAGCCGCTAACCGTGAGTGGGCGTTCATCGACGAGGGTGTCATAGGTATCCAGGTTTCGGATACAGACTTCTCCGCTGTCGGCGAGGAAGCCTTCACGCCACCTTCAGAAACCCAGACCCAGGCGATTTTTACCTCGCAACACATGCACCGCGGCGACTGGCACTATGAGTTCGGTGCGCGACTGGAGCGCCAGACCACCGAGGCACAAGGCGCGCCCGATGATTATGACAGCCTGGCCCTCAGCCTTGCCGTTGGTGCCATATGGAACTTTGCCACAAAGCAATCGCTGGCCCTCTCATTCCAACGCTCCCAGCGGCACCCGAGTTCAACGGAGTTGTTTGCCGACGGCCCCCACCTCGCAACCAGTCAGTATGAACGTGGCGACGCCGACCTCGACCTGGAGACTGCTTACGGGCTCGATCTGAGTTACCGTTATCGTTCGGCGGACTGGGCCGGAACCTTCACCGTCTTCTATACTCGTTTCGATGACTATATCTTCGCGGGCAATACCGGCGCGGAGGAGGACGAACTACCGGTTTATCAGTACACCGCGGTCGATGCGGACTTCTGGGGTTTTGAAGCCGAAGGGGAACGGGTCCTCTACTCGACAGAGGACACGGAATTCACCATCGGGCTACTGGCCGACTACGTCCGCGCCGAAATCCGGGACAGGGATGAAGACCTGCCCCGCATTCCACCCCTGCGGATCGGCGTGAAAGCCGGGCTCGAATCCGGCCCCTGGACGGCGGACCTATTGCTGCGCCGCGCCTTCAACCAGGACCGGACCGCGCCGGGAGAAACCGAAACGGACGGCTACACGGAACTCAGTCTCGATATTGCCCACGCATTCGACCTCGGCAACGGCCTGCGCCTGACTGCCTTTGCTCAGGCGAATAATCTTCTGGACGAGGACATTCGACATCATACCTCATATTTGAAGGATGTCGCCCCGCTTCCGGGCCGCAGTGTCACCATTGGTGCACGCTTCGAGTTCTAG